The Chryseobacterium glaciei DNA window TATCTGGACGTAGAGTAAATGATTCTATTGCAAAGTTTGTTGCTTCTAAAGTAGTGAAACTACTTATTGCTAAAGGTGGAGTTATTAAAGATTCTCAGGCTTTGATTTTAGGAGTAACTTTTAAAGAAAACTGCCCGGATGTAAGAAATACTAAAGTCGTAGATATTTACAAAGAACTTAAAGATTATGGAGTTAATGTAGATATTTATGATCCATGGGCAAGTAAAGAAGAAGTGAAGCACGAATACGGAATTGATATTCTTGATGCTCTTATCGTAGGTAAAAAATATGAATCTATTATCATTGCAGTTTCTCACAGCGAATTTCTTGAAATGGATTTAAACCTATTGAAGAAAGAAAATGCAGTAGTTTTTGATACTAAAGCTTGTTTAGACAGAAACTTAGTAGACGCAAGATTATAATAAGATACAATGAATTATGACATCGTAATCATCGGCGCGGGCTTGGTAGGATTGGCAACTGCTTATCAAACAAAGCTTAAAAACCCGGATTCTAAGATTTTAATTTTAGAAAAAGAAAAAGATGTATCCTTACATCAATCCGGCCACAATAGCGGGGTGATTCATAGTGGAATATATTATAAACCGGGAAGCTTAAAGGCTAAGAACTGCATCGAAGGCTATAATTCTGTAATAAACTTTGCTAAAGAATACGGAATTAAATACGATCTGTGCGGTAAAATAATTGTTGCAACTTCTCAGGAAGAGCTGTCGCTTTTAGATAATATTTATAAAAGGGGAATTGATAACGGTCTTGATAATCTACAATACCTTTCAAGAGAAGAATTCCGTGAAATAGAACCTCATTGCGAGGGAGTAAAAGCCATCAAAGTTCCTCAAACAGGTATTATAGATTATCCGGGAGTTGCAAAAAAGATAAAAGAATTATTTGAAGAGCTTGGAGGAGAGGTTAAATTTAATAATGAAGTAAAAGACATTATTAATAAAGGTTCAGAAATTATTATTAAAACTAATAATTCTGAATTTAAAACAAAAAAAATGGTCTCTTGTGCCGGTCTGTATTCAGATAAAATTACAAAAATGACCAATGAGAAGAATGATGTTATCATTATTCCGTTCAGAGGAGAATATTATAAAATAAAAGACGAAAAAAAACACCTTGTAAAGCATCTTATTTATCCTGTTCCGGATCCTAATTTTCCATTTTTGGGAGTTCATTTTACGAGAATGGTTGATGGGAATATTGAAGCAGGACCTAATGCTGTTTTAGCTTTTAAAAAAGAGGGTTACCAGTTTTTTGACTTTAATTTTAGCGAGACTATGCAGACGCTTACTTGGCCAGGTTTTAGAAAAATTGTTGCTAAGTACGGAAAAACAGGAATGGGAGAAGTACATCGTTCTCTTTCTAAATCCGTATTTACCAAAGCTTTGCAAAAACTAATGCCGGAAATACAGGAAAATGATCTTGTACCTGGAGGTTCAGGAGTTAGGGCACAGGCTTGTGACAGAAATGGCGCCTTAATTGATGACTTTGATATTGTTAAAAACGGAAACATTATTCATGTCAGAAACGCACCTTCGCCTGCCGCAACTTCATGTCTTTCTATAGGAAATAAAATTAGTGAGCTTATAGGAAATTAATTTTTTCTCTAAAGCTTTCGCAATACCAAAACATAAATTATTATATGAAAATTCAAATGGTTGACCTAAAAGGTCAATATGAAAAAATTAAAAACGAAGTAGATGCTGGCATTCAGAATTGTATAGATAATACAGCATTTATTAATGGTCCTGCGGTAAAAGAATTTCAGCAGGATTTTGAAAATTACTTAAATGTAAAGCATGTTATTCCTTGTGCTAATGGTACAGACGCATTGCAGATCGCAATGATGGCATTAGAATTAAAACCTGGGGATGAAATAATCTGCCCTGCTTTTACATACGTTGCAACTGCCGAAGTTATGGGACTTTTAGGATTAAAACCTATAATGGTAGATGTAGATGAAAATACTTTTGAGATTGAACTTAACGGTTTAGAAAAATATATAACTCCAAATACGAAAGCCATCGTTCCTGTTCATTTATACGGACAAAGTGCTGATATGGAGAAAATTCTTGAATTTGCAAAAAAGCATAACTTATTTGTAATCGAGGATAATGCACAGGCAATCGGTTCTGATTATACGTTCTCTGACGGAACTATTAGAAAATCCGGAACCATAGGTCATATTGGATGTACTTCTTTCTTCCCTTCAAAAAACTTAGGTTGTTATGGAGATGGGGGAGCTTTAATGACCAATGATGATGATTTAGCATTAAAAATAAGAATGATCGCAAACCACGGTCAACAAAAAAAATATTATCACAAAGTTTTGGGTTGTAACTCAAGATTGGATACAATTCAGGCTGCAGTTCTTAAAGTGAAGTTGCAACATCTTGATGAATATTCGGCGGCAAGAAATAAAATGGCAGATTATTATGATGAAAATTTAGCCAAAATTTCTGATATTCAGATTCCTGAAAGAGCAAAAAACTCTACTCATGTCTTCCATCAATATACTTTAAAGGTAAAAAATGGAAAAAGAGATGAGCTACAAAAATATCTTGGTGAAAAAAATATCCCAAGTATGATTTATTATCCGCTTCCGTTATATAAGCAGGAGGCTTTTCAGCAATATGTGGAGGAAGGTTTCAGTCTTCCTGTTACAGAAAAACTTTGTTCAGAAGTTATTTCACTTCCGATTCATACAGAATTTGATCAGGAGGTATTGGATTTTATTATTTCTGAAATTAAGAATTTTTTTAATTAATAATCAATAAAAATATGTCAGATTTTTTTGCACACGAAACAGCTATTATAGATGAAGGCTGCGAAATAGGAGCCGGAACTAAAATTTGGCACTTTTCACATATTATGCCTAATTGTATTTTGGGAGAAAAATGTAATATCGGGCAGAATGTAGTAGTTTCACCTAAAGTTATTTTAGGAAAGAATGTAAAGGTTCAGAACAATGTTTCTATATATGAAGGTGTTACTTGTGATGATGATGTTTTTTTAGGGCCTTCAATGGTTTTTACTAATGTTATTAATCCTAGAAGTGCTGTAAACAGAAAAAATGAATATTTAAAAACACATGTTGGAGTAGGCGCGTCAATTGGAGCTAATGCAACAATTGTTTGTGGTCACAACATTGGTAAATACGCCTTTATTGGGGCTGGTGCAGTTGTAACAAAAGAGGTTCTGGATTATGCTTTGGTAGTCGGAAATCCGGCAAAACAAATGGGCTGGATGAGCGAATTTGGTCAGCGTCTTCATTTTAATGATGAAGGTATTGCAGTATGTGAAGAAAGTGGAGAAGAATATAAAATTGAAAATAATAAAGTTTCAAAAAATTAAAAAATACAAATGTCTGATAAAATAAAATTTGCAGTTATCGGTTGTGGCCATATTGGGAAAAGACATGCAGAAATGGTGTCTAGGAATTCCGAATGTGAATTGGTAGCTTTAGTTGATGTAAAAGATAAATCTGTTTTAGGAATCGAAAGTTATGATGTTCCTTTTTTCGCCTCATTAGATGATTTTTTGAAATCTGGGATTGAAGTGGATGTTATCAATATCGCTTCGCCAAACGGATTTCACTTCGAGCAGGCATATAAAGCTATCGACGCAGGAAAACATGTTGTTGTAGAAAAACCAATGGCTTTGAATAAGCAGGATGCTGAGAAACTTATTTTTCAGGCACTTCACAAACATAAGCAGGTTTTTGCAGTAATGCAAAATCGTTATTCTCCACCTTCTGCATGGATAAAAGAAATGGTAGAAAGTGGAAGATTAGGAGATATATACATGGTTCAGCTTAATTGCTATTGGAACCGTGACGACAGATATTATAAGCCGGAATCATGGCATGGAAAAAAAGATCTTGATGGTGGAACATTGTTTACACAGTTTTCTCACTTTATAGATATTATGTACTGGTTATTTGGAGATCTTACCAATATTCAGGCAAAATTTGCAGACTTTAATCACAAAAACCTTACAGATTTTGAAGATTCGGGTTTTGTGAGTTTTGATTTTGTAAACGGAGGAATGGGTTCTTTAAATTACTCAACTTCTGTTTGGAATCAAAACCTAGAAAGTTCGATGACTATTATTGCCGAAAATGGAGCAGTGAAAATCGGAGGACAGTATATGGATAAAGTAGAAGCATGTAATGTAAAAGATTATGTGATGCCTGAATTGGCACCTACAAATCCGGGTAATGATTATGGTGCATACAAAGGTTCTGCTGCAAATCATCACTACATTATTGAAAACGTAGTAGATGTATTGAAAGGTAGAAATACCATCACTACAAATGCATTAGAAGGTTTGAAAGTAGTAGATATTATTGAAAAAATCTATGCTCTGAAAAAAAATGAAAGTTATGAATTTTAAAAAAGTTTTAGTTCTTGCACCACATACTGATGATGGAGAATTAGGAGCGGGAGGTTTTATTTCAAAATTAGTAGAAGAAGGTGCTGAAGTATTTTATATGGCATTTTCTACTGCTGAAGAGTCTGTTCCTGAGGGATTTCCAAAAGATGTTTTAAAGACAGAGGTAAAAGCTGCTACGAAAGTATTAGGTATAAAAGAAGAAAATGTTATTATTTTTAACTATCAAGTAAGAAAGCTTAACTACGCAAGACAGGAAATATTAGAAGAATTAATTAGGTTTAAAAGACAGGAATCGGATATTGACCTTGTTTTGATACCTAGTATTAATGATATTCATCAGGATCATTCTACAATTGCAAACGAAGGAATAAGAGCTTTTAAAACTAAGTCTATATTTAGTTATGAGCTTATTTGGAACAATTTATCATTTAATACTCAAAGTTATGTATCTCTTGATCAAAGGCACATTGATAAAAAAATAAATGCCTTAAAGGAGTATAAATCTCAAGGTTTTAGAGATTATTTAAGTGCTGATTTTATTAGATCCTTAGCTGTTGCCAGAGGGGTGCAGTTTGGTGTTCAGTATGCAGAAACATTTGAAGTTGTTAGGTTTTCAATAAAATAATAATTATGGCAATATTATCTGAAATAATAGAAAAGCTTAAACCTGATGCTATAATTGGAAATACTAATAAAAAGGTTATCAATGCCATTCAGTTAGATACCAATAATCAGAGGGAAGATGTTCTAATGTGGGTTTCTTCAAAATTTAATGATAAACTTAAAGAAATTACAAAAGGAATTATTATTTGTAATGAATTTCCTGAAGCTTTTATTAATCCAGATTGTACTTATTTAGTATTTGACAACCCAAGACTTGCTTTTCAGAAAACACTTACTGAATTTTTTATGCCTGTCAAAAAAACAGGGATTTCAAAAACAGCTGTTGTGGGCGAAAATGTTCAGATAGGTAAAGATGTATATTTGGGCGAATTCGTTATAATAGAAGATAATTGTATTATAGGAAATAATACTGTTGTTGATCATCATACAGCGATTAAGGAAGGTACCGTAATTGGTGAAAATGTTACCATTGGAGCCAATAATACAATTGGAGGAGTAGGTTTTGGATATGAGAAAGATGAAACAGGACAATATGTTTTTATTCCTCACATAGGAAATGTTATCATTGGAAACAATGTAGATATAGGAAATAATACATGTATAGACAGAGCTGTATTAGGAAATACGATTTTAATGGATAACGTAAAAATCGATAATCTTGTACATATTGCTCATGGCGTAAAGGTTGGACGAAATAGTCTGGTTATAGCCAATGCAATGGTCGCAGGCAGTGTAGAGATTGGCGAAAATACCTGGGTGGCTCCGTCATCTTCAATTCTTAACCAAAAGAAAATCGGAGACAATGTTACTATTGGTTTATCTGCAGTTGTAGTAAAAAATGTAGAAAACGGACAAACTGTAATAGGAAGTCCTGCCGAAGAAATTTCAATCGCATTGGGTAAGAAAAAAATAATGAATGATAAATTATTTAAATAGTTTTGAGTATTAAAAATTTCATAGACAGGGTAAAATCAAATTCATTTTTACAAAATGTTGCAATACTATCAAGCGGAACTATTATAAGCCAGCTTATTGTTATTGCAACTTCACCATTTCTTACTCGTGTATATTCTGTAGAATCTTTTGGGCTCTTATCTATTTTTAGCAGTTTTGCTGTGTTTTTTGCAGTTCTGTCAACAGGACGGTATGAATTAGCATTAGGCTTGCCTAAGGATAGCTTAAAAGCATCATCAATTTTCAAACTCATACTTGTTATTGGTTTTTGTGTTTCAATATTTTATTTGATATTAATTTTTCTTCTAAAGGATATTGTTCATCTCAAGGATAAAACAGGATTTCTTAGTAATAATCAAGCTTATTTAGCGCCTATTTATATCTTCTTTGGTGCTTTATATTCAGCATTAGGATATTGGAATCAACGAGATAAGAAATATAAAAAAATAACTATTGCTAATGCCATACAGGTTATAGGAACAAGTATTTTTAGTTTAATATTTGGAGTATTACATTATGAGAGTGGTATGATCTGGGCACTTATTATTGGAATTATAACGTCAAGTGCATTTTTGCTTTTAACAGACAAAAAATTACTAGATAATTTGTCTACTACTCCTAATAAAGAACTTTTAGGTACAGCAAAGGAGTATAGTTCATTTCCAAGATATATGATACTCTCGGATTTATCACTTACAGCATGCCAGCAATTTATTCCAATTCTATTTTCAGCATTGTATAATACTACAATTGTAGGTTTTTTTTCAATGGCAAACAGGATGATTAGGCTCCCTAATATTGTTATTACTTCTTCGGTCGGAAATGTATTCAGAAATGATGCAATTGATGAAATAAGAGAGAAAGGTAATTGTGAAAAACTTTATCATTCTACTTTTAAGAAATTATTATTAATATCCTTTCCTACATATTTGCTAATCTTTATTATTTCTCCAAAATTATTTTCAATTGTATTTGGAGAAAAATGGGAAATTGCAGGAGAGTTTGCTAGAATTTTGTCTGTAGCACTATTTTTTGAATTTATTTCAGCACCTCTAAATACATTGTTTTATATTTTTGAGAAGCAGAAGATTTTAATGAAATTACAAATGCTAAACGCAATTTTGGTTTTCGTGTCAATATTCTTAGGTTACTATATTAATAACAGTTATCTTTTATCATTAATTTTTTACATGATTATTTCTGTTTTATCAAGTTTAGTTTTTTTGTATTTTACAAACAATTTATCAAAAAATGGAGGCAGAAAGATCTAATAAATTACAAGTATTTTTTCTTACACTCATGCTTTACGGCTATGAGCTTATATCTTTTTTTCCAGATTTATTAAAAATAGAATCTAGACCATTAAGTATTGTTTTAAGGCTGGTTGTTGTTGTTACAGGTATTTTAGTGATATTTAAAAATCAAATGAGATTAACAAAAGTTCATGTTTTGTTATTCTTCTTTTGGGCTTTATATTTATTAAGGTTATTTTATGACGCAGCAATTACCTCAAAAAATATCATGTCGCCCATTGATGACTACTGGTCATTCTCATTGTTGATAATGATATCTATATTTGCATGTGCAACAAATTTTTCTAAAAAAACCTTGTTGGATGTAAAAAATTATGTTTTAATAATCTTATTTATTGTAAATATTTGGGGATTGTATAATAATGTTACTGCTCCTCAAATTGTTCCGGATGATATCTTAGTAAGAGCAGACGGTAATAGTGCTCTTAATACGGTTTCTTTTGGAAAAACTTCATCTGTTTTATTTTTTCTATGTTTTATTTCTTTATTAAAAAATAAGAAAAATCTTATTACGGGTATCTATATATTAGGAATGATATTAAGTTTATATAATGTATTTATGGCTGGTTCTAGGGGGCCTTTGGTTCAGCTATTAGCAGCATTATTACTTTATTTGGCTGTCAATCTAAAGCAGGTAAAATTAAAGTATGTATTTCTATTTTTTATAGCAGGTATAATTCTTTTAAATCTTTTCCCAAGTTATTTTGATGTATCGAAATTGATTTTTCAAAGGATAAGCGAAACCGGCTTTTCATCCAATGAAAATGATCAGTATAGAGGATCTCTTTTAAAATCTGCTTGGGAGCAATTTTTAGATAATCCATTCTTTGGAGACTCAATTGAAACTAATTTCGGAAATACATATCCCCACAATATAATTTTAGAATCTTTTATGGCTATGGGAATTATTGGTGGAATATTATCCATAATAATTTTTATGCTAAATGCTATTTATTCTATGAAGTTAATGCAGGTATTTGCATATAGTTTATTTGGTGCAATTCTTATAATGGATACTGTAGGATCAATGTCGGCGGGCTCTATTGTAAATTATTTATTAATTTGGCCTATGCTTTCCTTATCAATTAATTTAGCTCAAAATGAAAAATAAAAGTAAGAAGATTGTTATGTTGCAAGATTTTTTTGGTTTAGATTATACTTACCAGGAAAATTTGCTGACTAAAAACTATACAAAGTATGGACATAATGTAGTAGTTATATCATCTACTTTTGAAAATGTTTTTGATTATGCACATAATAAGTATGATTCTTCTAAAAAACAAAAAACAGAGGAATATTTTGGAGCAAAAATAATTCGTCTTCCTTATAGTTTTAATTTTTTAAACAAATTAAGAAAGCATGCAGGAGTATATGAAATTCTTTTAAAAGAGAAACCTGATTTAATTTATGTTCACGATATACATTTTAATCTAAAGGAAGCTGTAAAATATAAAAAGCAATTTCCGAATTGCAAAATTATCTTAGATTACCATGCAGATTATACTAACTCTGCTCATAACTGGGTTTCATTAAATATACTACATAAAGTAATTAGAAAAAGCTTCTTTAATAAGTATAAGAAATATATTAGTAAAATATTTCCTGTCGTTCCGGGTGGGGCAGACTTTCTTCATGAAGTATATGGTGTGAGCCATAAAGAAATGGAGCTTTTGCCCTTAGGATGTGATTATAGCAAATCCATGGAAATAATGCAAAATATTGATAATATTAAGCAAAGACAAAACCTAGGGATAAAAGAAAATGATATCATTATTATCACTGGAGGTAAGATCAATAAACTTAAAAATACCCATGTAATTGTTGATGCAATTAAAAAAAATAATAGAGAGGATGTACATCTTATTGTTTTTGGAAAAGAAGATCAAGGGTCAGAAGAATATTTTGATAATATTAAAAAAAGTGCAGAAAATTACAAGAATATTCATTTCATAGGTTGGGTTGATAATACAAAAATATACGAGTTGCTTGCTATTTCAGATTTAGCAGTCTATCCAAGTAGCCAATCTGTTTTATGGCAGCAATCTATAGGAATGCATTTGCCTTTAATTGTTGGTGATTTTGGCGGACAAGATATGTCATATTTAAATCAAAACAATAATATCATAAAAGTTGATAAAGAAAATTTAAATGCCGACTATTTTGCAACTTTATTAAATCAATTAATTGAAAATCCCTCCGAGATTGAACAAATGAAAAAAGGAGCAGAAAAAACAGCAAAAGAATATTTAGACTATAGAATAATTGCAGAAAAAACGCTGGAAAATTAATCTGAAGCTAATAGCAAATAGATTATTATGAGTATTAAAATCTTTCAAATATCTAGTGAAGTAAATAGTGGTTCTGTAGGGAGAATTGCTGAACATATTGGTGAAAAAGCAATTGAGAATGGCTGGGACAGTTATATTGCATATGCGAGAGATAATAATCCGAGTAAATCTAAAGTTATCCGCATTGGAGGTAAGGCTGACTTAATTATGCATGGTCTTTTAACAAGATTTACTGATCGTCATGGATTTGGATCTTCATCAGCTACAAAAAATCTGATAAAGATTATTAAAGAAATAAATCCGGATATAATTCAACTTCAGCATCTACATGGCTATTACATAAATATTGAAATATTATTTAAATTTTTAGTAGAATTCAACAAACCTGTAGTTTGGACTTTTCATGACTGTTGGTCTTTTACAGGACATTGTTCTTATTACGAGCTTGCTGAGTGTGATAAGTGGAAGAGTACCTGTAATCAATGTCCACAAACACAAGAATATCCAAAATCATATATAGATCAATCATTAAAGAATTTTGAAGATAAAAAACGAATTTTTAATTCCGTTGAAAACTTAACGATTGTTCCTGTTTCGAATTGGATTGAAGATCAGGTAAAGGAATCTTTTTTAAAAGAAGTTGAAATAAAAACTATTCATAATGGAATAGATATTGATAATTTTGCCCCACAAAATACAGTAAATATAAAAGAAAAGTTTAACTTATCAGATAAATTTGTAATATTGGGTGTGGCAAGCCCTTGGGGTGAAAGAAAGGGATTGAAGTATTTTGTTGAGCTGTCAAAAATGCTTTCAGAAGAATATCAAATAATGTTAATTGGCTTAAGTGAAGACCAAATTAAGAGTTTGCCAGCAGAGATAAAAGGGATAGAAAGAACTGAGAGCGTTAAAGAGCTGGCAGAGTTTTATTCAGCCGCAGATGTTTTCTTGAATCCTACTTTAGAAGAAGCTTTAGGCTTAACCAATATTGAAGCACAGGCTTGTGGAACTCCTGTTATTACTTTTAAATCAGGAGGCTCACCAGAAACTATAAATGATGAGACAGGAATTACAGTAGAAAAAGGAGATGTAGAAGGTTTGCATAATGCTATCAGAATAATTCGTGAAAATGGTAAAGCATTTTATGCAGACAAATGTAGAAAAAGGGCTGAGGAGTTTTTTAATAAAGATGATCGTTTTCAAGAATATCTGAATTTATATTATGACATATTAAAATTGAATTGACATGATTACAAAACTATTTACGGTACTTATTACAGTATTTCTTTTAGCATGTATAGGAAATGATAAAAAACAAAGCTTCATATCCTCAGAAGTAAAAAATATTCAGGCCAAACCTCAAATATTAATTTGTTCTGATAATAAATCAAAAACATTTGTAGATTTTATAAATCGTGAAAAAATACAATTTGTACAGTTTGTAAACGATGGGCAGTTTATTGATAGTAAAGTACCGTTTACTTTTAGCGAAGATTTACTTTTAAAAGAACTTCAAAGAGCTTATCCGGATCCCAAATCATCAGGTATTGCATATATTGATATAGAATATCCTTATACAGACTATCTTTTAAAAGAAAATATTACAAGTTCTAATTATAAAAAAAGTGTTAAGCTATTTTTGGACG harbors:
- the lhgO gene encoding L-2-hydroxyglutarate oxidase, translated to MNYDIVIIGAGLVGLATAYQTKLKNPDSKILILEKEKDVSLHQSGHNSGVIHSGIYYKPGSLKAKNCIEGYNSVINFAKEYGIKYDLCGKIIVATSQEELSLLDNIYKRGIDNGLDNLQYLSREEFREIEPHCEGVKAIKVPQTGIIDYPGVAKKIKELFEELGGEVKFNNEVKDIINKGSEIIIKTNNSEFKTKKMVSCAGLYSDKITKMTNEKNDVIIIPFRGEYYKIKDEKKHLVKHLIYPVPDPNFPFLGVHFTRMVDGNIEAGPNAVLAFKKEGYQFFDFNFSETMQTLTWPGFRKIVAKYGKTGMGEVHRSLSKSVFTKALQKLMPEIQENDLVPGGSGVRAQACDRNGALIDDFDIVKNGNIIHVRNAPSPAATSCLSIGNKISELIGN
- a CDS encoding DegT/DnrJ/EryC1/StrS family aminotransferase, translating into MKIQMVDLKGQYEKIKNEVDAGIQNCIDNTAFINGPAVKEFQQDFENYLNVKHVIPCANGTDALQIAMMALELKPGDEIICPAFTYVATAEVMGLLGLKPIMVDVDENTFEIELNGLEKYITPNTKAIVPVHLYGQSADMEKILEFAKKHNLFVIEDNAQAIGSDYTFSDGTIRKSGTIGHIGCTSFFPSKNLGCYGDGGALMTNDDDLALKIRMIANHGQQKKYYHKVLGCNSRLDTIQAAVLKVKLQHLDEYSAARNKMADYYDENLAKISDIQIPERAKNSTHVFHQYTLKVKNGKRDELQKYLGEKNIPSMIYYPLPLYKQEAFQQYVEEGFSLPVTEKLCSEVISLPIHTEFDQEVLDFIISEIKNFFN
- a CDS encoding glycosyltransferase family 4 protein — encoded protein: MKNKSKKIVMLQDFFGLDYTYQENLLTKNYTKYGHNVVVISSTFENVFDYAHNKYDSSKKQKTEEYFGAKIIRLPYSFNFLNKLRKHAGVYEILLKEKPDLIYVHDIHFNLKEAVKYKKQFPNCKIILDYHADYTNSAHNWVSLNILHKVIRKSFFNKYKKYISKIFPVVPGGADFLHEVYGVSHKEMELLPLGCDYSKSMEIMQNIDNIKQRQNLGIKENDIIIITGGKINKLKNTHVIVDAIKKNNREDVHLIVFGKEDQGSEEYFDNIKKSAENYKNIHFIGWVDNTKIYELLAISDLAVYPSSQSVLWQQSIGMHLPLIVGDFGGQDMSYLNQNNNIIKVDKENLNADYFATLLNQLIENPSEIEQMKKGAEKTAKEYLDYRIIAEKTLEN
- a CDS encoding O-antigen ligase family protein, whose translation is MEAERSNKLQVFFLTLMLYGYELISFFPDLLKIESRPLSIVLRLVVVVTGILVIFKNQMRLTKVHVLLFFFWALYLLRLFYDAAITSKNIMSPIDDYWSFSLLIMISIFACATNFSKKTLLDVKNYVLIILFIVNIWGLYNNVTAPQIVPDDILVRADGNSALNTVSFGKTSSVLFFLCFISLLKNKKNLITGIYILGMILSLYNVFMAGSRGPLVQLLAALLLYLAVNLKQVKLKYVFLFFIAGIILLNLFPSYFDVSKLIFQRISETGFSSNENDQYRGSLLKSAWEQFLDNPFFGDSIETNFGNTYPHNIILESFMAMGIIGGILSIIIFMLNAIYSMKLMQVFAYSLFGAILIMDTVGSMSAGSIVNYLLIWPMLSLSINLAQNEK
- a CDS encoding acyltransferase, whose translation is MSDFFAHETAIIDEGCEIGAGTKIWHFSHIMPNCILGEKCNIGQNVVVSPKVILGKNVKVQNNVSIYEGVTCDDDVFLGPSMVFTNVINPRSAVNRKNEYLKTHVGVGASIGANATIVCGHNIGKYAFIGAGAVVTKEVLDYALVVGNPAKQMGWMSEFGQRLHFNDEGIAVCEESGEEYKIENNKVSKN
- a CDS encoding glycosyltransferase, with translation MSIKIFQISSEVNSGSVGRIAEHIGEKAIENGWDSYIAYARDNNPSKSKVIRIGGKADLIMHGLLTRFTDRHGFGSSSATKNLIKIIKEINPDIIQLQHLHGYYINIEILFKFLVEFNKPVVWTFHDCWSFTGHCSYYELAECDKWKSTCNQCPQTQEYPKSYIDQSLKNFEDKKRIFNSVENLTIVPVSNWIEDQVKESFLKEVEIKTIHNGIDIDNFAPQNTVNIKEKFNLSDKFVILGVASPWGERKGLKYFVELSKMLSEEYQIMLIGLSEDQIKSLPAEIKGIERTESVKELAEFYSAADVFLNPTLEEALGLTNIEAQACGTPVITFKSGGSPETINDETGITVEKGDVEGLHNAIRIIRENGKAFYADKCRKRAEEFFNKDDRFQEYLNLYYDILKLN
- a CDS encoding PIG-L deacetylase family protein gives rise to the protein MNFKKVLVLAPHTDDGELGAGGFISKLVEEGAEVFYMAFSTAEESVPEGFPKDVLKTEVKAATKVLGIKEENVIIFNYQVRKLNYARQEILEELIRFKRQESDIDLVLIPSINDIHQDHSTIANEGIRAFKTKSIFSYELIWNNLSFNTQSYVSLDQRHIDKKINALKEYKSQGFRDYLSADFIRSLAVARGVQFGVQYAETFEVVRFSIK
- a CDS encoding lipopolysaccharide biosynthesis protein → MSIKNFIDRVKSNSFLQNVAILSSGTIISQLIVIATSPFLTRVYSVESFGLLSIFSSFAVFFAVLSTGRYELALGLPKDSLKASSIFKLILVIGFCVSIFYLILIFLLKDIVHLKDKTGFLSNNQAYLAPIYIFFGALYSALGYWNQRDKKYKKITIANAIQVIGTSIFSLIFGVLHYESGMIWALIIGIITSSAFLLLTDKKLLDNLSTTPNKELLGTAKEYSSFPRYMILSDLSLTACQQFIPILFSALYNTTIVGFFSMANRMIRLPNIVITSSVGNVFRNDAIDEIREKGNCEKLYHSTFKKLLLISFPTYLLIFIISPKLFSIVFGEKWEIAGEFARILSVALFFEFISAPLNTLFYIFEKQKILMKLQMLNAILVFVSIFLGYYINNSYLLSLIFYMIISVLSSLVFLYFTNNLSKNGGRKI
- a CDS encoding Gfo/Idh/MocA family protein; translated protein: MSDKIKFAVIGCGHIGKRHAEMVSRNSECELVALVDVKDKSVLGIESYDVPFFASLDDFLKSGIEVDVINIASPNGFHFEQAYKAIDAGKHVVVEKPMALNKQDAEKLIFQALHKHKQVFAVMQNRYSPPSAWIKEMVESGRLGDIYMVQLNCYWNRDDRYYKPESWHGKKDLDGGTLFTQFSHFIDIMYWLFGDLTNIQAKFADFNHKNLTDFEDSGFVSFDFVNGGMGSLNYSTSVWNQNLESSMTIIAENGAVKIGGQYMDKVEACNVKDYVMPELAPTNPGNDYGAYKGSAANHHYIIENVVDVLKGRNTITTNALEGLKVVDIIEKIYALKKNESYEF
- a CDS encoding UDP-3-O-(3-hydroxymyristoyl)glucosamine N-acyltransferase; this encodes MAILSEIIEKLKPDAIIGNTNKKVINAIQLDTNNQREDVLMWVSSKFNDKLKEITKGIIICNEFPEAFINPDCTYLVFDNPRLAFQKTLTEFFMPVKKTGISKTAVVGENVQIGKDVYLGEFVIIEDNCIIGNNTVVDHHTAIKEGTVIGENVTIGANNTIGGVGFGYEKDETGQYVFIPHIGNVIIGNNVDIGNNTCIDRAVLGNTILMDNVKIDNLVHIAHGVKVGRNSLVIANAMVAGSVEIGENTWVAPSSSILNQKKIGDNVTIGLSAVVVKNVENGQTVIGSPAEEISIALGKKKIMNDKLFK